The following is a genomic window from Amycolatopsis australiensis.
GGCCCTTCCGCGCCGCTTCCGCCATCGCGGCCCGCACGTCCACGACCCACGGGCCGTCCGGCTTGAGCTCGACGAACGCGCTCTCGCCGTTCTTCAGCTCGAGTTCGCGTTCGCCGTCGAGCGCGATGACCCCGCCGGCCGCGGCGAGTTCGACGCGCACCCCGGGCCGGAGCACGCCCCAGCCGCGCACGCCGACGGGCCGGACGAGCCCGGGCGCGATCGGCGCGTGCACGACGTACGGCGTCTCCCCGACGGGCCCGAGCTGCAGCGCAACGCCGTCCGGGCTGGAACGTGGGCTGGGGCACAGCTGTCCGGGGACGCTGGAGAGCCCGATGCCGTCAGGTTCGGCGAAGGTGCAGTACAGCTCGGTGAGCGAAGCGGGGTCCCAGAGGGCGCGGGCCCCGATGTGCCTGCTCAGCGACACGCAGACGTCGACGAGCGCGATCTCGCGACGCGCCTTCGTGACGACCTCCAGCACGCTGACGCGGTGGGTGACGAGATCGGGATCAACCTGGCCGGCGGCGATCAGCCCGGCGGCCAGCCCGGCAACGGTCGCCTCCCGCATCTGCGGGAAGGCGTTGTTGGTCCCGGTGGAGAGGGCGAGGATCGGAACGTCTTCGCAGGCCGCGGCGGCAACGCGGGCCGTGCCGTCCCCACCGAGGACGACGATGACCCCGGCCCCGGCCTCGACCATCCGCCGGACGGCGTTGGTCGTGTCGGCGGCGGTGCCGGTGAGCGGGTCGCCGTCGCAGAAGTCGACCTTGGGCCAGGTTCCGCCGCGTCCGAGTGCCCGCAGGACCGCGGCGGAGATCCCGCCGAGGTCGGTGGAGACGAGCGCCCGGTCCAGCCCGGTCACGGCAAAGGCGGCGAGGAGCCGCTGGACCATGTTCGCCTTCTCCGCGGTGGGGAACACCGAAGCCTGCGCGACCAGCCGACGGATGTCCCGCCCCGAAGCCGGATTCGCGACGATCCCCGCCACCGTTTCACCCACCTGACCTCCCGGAAGCGCGCACCGGAGAACAGGAGACCCCGAGGTCGGCAGGAGGGGAAGGGTTGCAGGGCGTTGCACTGTTCGGCCCAACGCGCACGCCGCCACCAGCGCACGGCCGCGCGTGACACCCGGCTTACGCCGTCACCTGCACGGGATCGCTGCGCGGACACAGGAACCCAGCGCGCAGCTGCGTCGAACATCACACCGGCGTCGCTCGCCAGTGGACTGTCCACCGTGGATGCGGAACCGGCGGAGAAGAACCAACCGAGGGCGGGCCCCGGTGGAAGGCTACGAGATCAGGCTGGCCGTGCCCTCGTAGGTGTAGCCCGCTTCCTCGACCGCGGCACGCACGTCGTCCTCGGCCAGCGCGGCTTCGGAGCGAACGGTCACCCGGCCGGTCGGCACGTCGACGTCCACTTCGGCCACTCCCGGCAGCGCCGTGAGTTCCTCGGTGACGGACTGGGCGCAGTGCCCGCAGCTCATTCCGGAGACGGTGTACCCGTGCTCGATCATGGTGCGCAGCATACGAAAAGGGCCGCCACCCCGATCGGGTGACGGCCCTTTCCCAAGATCAAAGTCAGATCAAGGTGACCGACGTGGCCTGCGGGCCCTTCTGGCCCTGGCCGATCTCGAACTCGACGCGAGCGTTCTCCTCGAGGGTACGGAAGCCGTTACCCTGGATCTCGCTGTAGTGAACGAAGACGTCGCCGCCACCGTTGTCGGGGGTGATGAAGCCGAACCCCTTCTCG
Proteins encoded in this region:
- a CDS encoding ATP-NAD kinase family protein, yielding MGETVAGIVANPASGRDIRRLVAQASVFPTAEKANMVQRLLAAFAVTGLDRALVSTDLGGISAAVLRALGRGGTWPKVDFCDGDPLTGTAADTTNAVRRMVEAGAGVIVVLGGDGTARVAAAACEDVPILALSTGTNNAFPQMREATVAGLAAGLIAAGQVDPDLVTHRVSVLEVVTKARREIALVDVCVSLSRHIGARALWDPASLTELYCTFAEPDGIGLSSVPGQLCPSPRSSPDGVALQLGPVGETPYVVHAPIAPGLVRPVGVRGWGVLRPGVRVELAAAGGVIALDGERELELKNGESAFVELKPDGPWVVDVRAAMAEAARKGLLRTETELGKERRR
- a CDS encoding heavy-metal-associated domain-containing protein — protein: MIEHGYTVSGMSCGHCAQSVTEELTALPGVAEVDVDVPTGRVTVRSEAALAEDDVRAAVEEAGYTYEGTASLIS
- a CDS encoding cold-shock protein; translated protein: MTQGTVKWFNSEKGFGFITPDNGGGDVFVHYSEIQGNGFRTLEENARVEFEIGQGQKGPQATSVTLI